A single region of the Gossypium arboreum isolate Shixiya-1 chromosome 12, ASM2569848v2, whole genome shotgun sequence genome encodes:
- the LOC108479500 gene encoding sterol 3-beta-glucosyltransferase UGT80B1 → MEGEKEKGRKKRIAVFMAFGTKGDVYPIAAIAAAFATDQNGYDVAFITHSAHQNLSPHLAKKKIIFVPIFSPPVLSSNGTDDKTGSPGLEFSEQKKIIAKEQRKECCLAVERLFGDDPCLEGDFIGINFFALEGWSLAELFHVRCIVLAPYVVPYSAPSFFEHYFRKELPLLYKYLQEAPADKVCWKDVIHWMWPLFSDNWESWRSEDLNLSPYPFTDPVTGLPTWHDRPPSPLLLYGFSKEIVECPDYWPSNTRVCGFWFLPIEWQFSCQECGQISTLLFTGHLNSDDMCPAHAELQYFLKTPLSRPPIFVGLSSIGSMGLMRNPRAFLQVVRTVLEVICHRFILFTAGYEPLDAAVQEIAHEASSISKQRWSVQKGLSLFDNRLFCFSGMIPYNWLFPRCVTAIHHGGSGSTAAALYAGIPQIICPFVLDQFYWAEKMFWLGVAPEPLRRNHLVPENISETSIRAAANVLSQAIHDALSPGIKKRALEIGKRISPEDGVSEAVKILREEIGPAL, encoded by the exons ATGGAGGGAGAGAAGGAAAAGGGGAGGAAGAAAAGAATCGCTGTTTTCATGGCTTTCGGCACCAAAGGCGACGTCTATCCTATTGCT GCCATTGCTGCAGCTTTCGCTACGGACCAGAATGGTTACGACGTTGCTTTTATCACTCATTCGGCACATCAG AATCTAAGTCCACATTTggcaaaaaagaaaataatttttgttCCAATTTTTTCGCCACCTGTTCTTTCAAGTAATGGGACTGATGATAAGACAG GTTCACCGGGATTAGAATTTTCAGAGCAGAAAAAGATTATTgcaaaagaacaaagaaaagaatGCTGTTTGGCAGTTGAAAGGCTATTCGGTGATGATCCATGCTTGGAGGGTGATTTTATTGGGATAAATTTCTTTGCTTTG GAAGGCTGGAGCCTTGCAGAACTTTTCCATGTCCGTTGTATTGTTCTTGCTCCTTATGTTGTTCCTTATAG TGCACCTTCATTCTTTGAGCATTACTTCAGAAAAGAACTTCCTCTTTTGTACAAATATCTCCAGGAAGCTCCCGCTGATAAG GTTTGCTGGAAAGATGTAATTCATTGGATGTGGCCACTTTTTAGTGATAATTGGGAATCTTGGAGAAGTGAGGATTTGAATCTGAGTCCTTATCCTTTTACA GACCCGGTAACAGGTCTTCCTACTTGGCACGATAGACCACCATCTCCCCTACTATT GTATGGGTTTAGCAAAGAAATTGTTGAGTGCCCTG ATTATTGGCCATCAAATACTCGGGTTTGTGGTTTTTGGTTCCTCCCTATTGAGTGGCAGTTTTCCTGTCAGGAATGTGGACAAATTTCAACACTGCTTTTCACAGGGCATCTAAACTCAGATGACATGTGTCCAGCTCATGCTGAGTTACAGTATTTTCTAAAGACTCCTTTGTCTAGGCCACCTATTTTCGTAGGGCTAAGTTCTATTGGAAG TATGGGGCTTATGAGGAATCCTCGAGCATTTCTTCAGGTCGTCCGAACTGTTCTAGAGGTTATATGTCACAGATTTATCCTTTTTACAGCTGGCTATGAACCATTAGATGCAGCAGTCCAGGAAATTGCCCATGAAGCATCTTCTATTTCGAAGCAAAGATGGTCGGTTCAAAAGGGGTTATCTCTTTTTGATAATCGGCTGTTTTGCTTTTCAGG TATGATACCATATAATTGGCTGTTCCCGAGATGTGTAACTGCAATTCATCATGGAGGGAG TGGATCCACTGCTGCAGCTCTATATGCCGGTATCCCTCAG ATTATATGTCCGTTTGTACTGGATCAATTCTACTGGGCAGAAAAAATGTTTTGGCTTGGAGTTGCTCCAGAACCATTGAGAAGAAACCATCTTGTTCCAGAAAATATTAGTGAAACAAGTATCAGGGCCGCAGCAAATGTACTATCACAAGCAATACATGATGCATTATCTCCTGGAATCAAAAAACGTGCATTAGAAATCGGTAAAAGGATTTCTCCTGAG GATGGAGTTTCAGAAGCTGTGAAGATCCTAAGGGAAGAGATTGGCCCTGCACTTTAA
- the LOC108479501 gene encoding pathogenesis-related thaumatin-like protein 3.5: protein MALPHSSSTFLFFCFCIILASGVTKPANAKNFTLVNQCKETIWPAIITDGGNFHGEGFTLESGQTAFYNAPNGWSGRIWGRTGCSFDKNGNGTCQTGSCGTSINCTSAGSLPVSIAEFTLGDDIDYYDVSLVDGFNLPIVVKPGGGKGNCSIAGCDGDLRQNCSSDLEVKNNGKVVGCRSACDAFNTDEYCCRGAYKDPVTCLPTNYSKSFKQVCPAASSYAYDDRVSIITCSASDYLVAFCASRNNTICTYQDQKFVCYSTSEGFKAISQSWRSWMLAIQLASLLQFLL, encoded by the exons ATGGCATTGCCTCACAGTTCTTCCACGTTTCTATTTTTCTGCTTCTGCATTATCCTTGCATCAG GTGTAACAAAGCCTGCAAATGCAAAAAATTTTACACTAGTGAATCAGTGCAAAGAAACAATATGGCCTGCAATAATCACCGATGGAGGCAACTTCCATGGTGAAGGCTTTACCTTGGAATCAGGTCAGACTGCCTTCTATAATGCCCCGAATGGGTGGAGTGGCCGCATATGGGGTCGGACCGGTTGCAGTTTTGATAAAAATGGCAATGGCACATGCCAAACAGGAAGTTGTGGCACTTCAATAAATTGTACAAGCGCTGGCAGCCTGCCTGTTTCCATAGCCGAATTCACCCTAGGTGATGATATCGATTACTATGATGTTAGCCTTGTAGATGGTTTTAACTTACCTATTGTGGTCAAGCCTGGTGGTGGTAAGGGAAATTGCAGCATTGCTGGTTGTGATGGAGACTTGAGGCAAAACTGCTCATCAGATCTTGAAGTTAAGAACAATGGGAAAGTTGTCGGCTGCCGCAGTGCTTGCGATGCCTTCAACACTGATGAGTACTGTTGCCGTGGGGCGTATAAAGATCCTGTCACATGTTTGCCTACAAATTATTCCAAGAGTTTCAAACAAGTATGCCCTGCAGCATCAAGCTATGCCTACGATGACCGCGTTAGTATTATAACTTGCTCTGCATCAGATTATTTGGTAGCCTTTTGTGCATCAAG GAACAATACAATATGCACCTACCAAGATCAGAAGTTTGTTTGCTACAGTACATCAGAGGGCTTCAAAGCAATCTCTCAAAGTTGGAGGAGTTGGATGTTGGCAATACAATTGGCTTCCCTTTTACAATTTTTGCTTTAG